In a genomic window of Dehalococcoidia bacterium:
- a CDS encoding PAC2 family protein, protein MNKEEFDLNIPISSYKDSHFITILRPWINVGNVGHNAISRLVKVFDLEELGKLRRPSKYYDMTRYRPEILNDNGKRKIRIPNSVVFGKRLPSEKNIFLIYMLEPHSFAEDFNEAIIDLIKKLDGKRYISIGGMFDSVPHTKPLPVTGSYKGWIPPSPLDESLKSSSNYQGPTSMTSQLSQFLHEKLSIETLSLMVHIPLYIKLEDDFLATYRLLEILSKIYEFDTNLPEKEKGESQYKDIHKNLANNNQVSDMIKQFEKENKYQEDKLDLPPEIENFLKDLEDN, encoded by the coding sequence TTGAATAAAGAAGAATTTGATTTAAATATACCGATTTCGAGTTATAAAGATAGTCATTTTATAACTATTTTAAGGCCTTGGATAAACGTTGGAAATGTTGGACATAACGCCATCAGTAGACTTGTAAAAGTTTTTGATTTAGAAGAGTTAGGAAAATTACGAAGGCCAAGTAAATATTATGATATGACTCGTTATAGACCAGAAATACTAAATGATAATGGTAAACGGAAAATAAGAATTCCTAATTCTGTTGTATTTGGTAAAAGATTACCTTCAGAAAAAAATATTTTCTTGATTTATATGTTAGAACCCCACTCTTTTGCTGAAGATTTTAATGAAGCAATAATTGATCTCATCAAAAAATTAGACGGTAAAAGATATATTTCTATAGGAGGTATGTTTGATTCAGTGCCTCATACTAAGCCATTACCAGTAACGGGCAGTTATAAAGGATGGATCCCTCCAAGTCCCTTAGATGAATCTTTGAAATCTAGTTCTAATTACCAAGGCCCTACAAGTATGACGTCTCAACTTTCCCAATTTTTACATGAAAAATTATCAATTGAAACCTTGTCATTAATGGTTCATATTCCACTTTACATAAAACTTGAAGATGATTTTTTAGCTACCTATAGACTTCTAGAAATTTTATCAAAAATATATGAATTTGATACCAATTTACCTGAAAAAGAAAAAGGGGAAAGCCAGTACAAGGACATACACAAAAATCTTGCAAATAATAATCAAGTATCTGATATGATAAAACAATTTGAAAAAGAAAATAAATACCAAGAAGACAAATTAGATTTACCCCCAGAAATTGAAAATTTTCTAAAAGATTTAGAGGATAATTAG
- a CDS encoding LLM class flavin-dependent oxidoreductase, protein MKFSFFSMPLHLPNENPSLAFKRDMDLIKLADDLGYDGFFVGEHHTAAWENIPSPEIFLSKASAYAKRMQLGSSLVSLPFHHPFNVAERFAFLDHLTEGRAVLGVGPCSLPPDVKLYNIPPQDLNPMMRESLEIIDLLLRSDEPVSYSGKFWNIEDMFIQLKSYQQPRLPFATASVGSERSLEFASMYDMHIWSLALEITPPKAIHWSKQWKKVEEFANRLGTSPSKEDSRVVTYVHLAETTKQAWDEVEKAIERDIHEYFYVIGGHESWLIDQDQDPYSLTAKEIVESRNWIVGTPEDAIKKINEMNEKADGLGGLMFTTHEWTNKNAINNSLELFARYVMPEFKGHSKSIKKAWELTKNDRKNNKIPSLSSKDSTPNLREHKSNLFINR, encoded by the coding sequence ATGAAATTTTCTTTTTTTTCAATGCCATTACATCTTCCTAACGAAAATCCATCATTGGCATTTAAACGAGATATGGATTTAATAAAATTAGCTGATGATTTAGGATACGATGGTTTTTTTGTTGGTGAACATCATACTGCAGCCTGGGAAAATATTCCATCTCCTGAAATATTTTTATCAAAAGCCTCAGCATATGCTAAAAGAATGCAATTAGGATCATCTTTGGTAAGCTTACCTTTTCATCATCCATTTAACGTTGCTGAAAGATTTGCGTTTTTAGATCATTTGACCGAAGGAAGAGCGGTGCTAGGAGTTGGTCCTTGTAGTTTACCTCCGGATGTAAAATTATATAATATTCCTCCTCAAGACTTAAATCCGATGATGAGAGAGTCACTAGAAATTATAGATTTATTATTAAGGTCTGACGAACCAGTTAGCTATTCAGGGAAATTTTGGAATATAGAAGATATGTTTATACAATTAAAATCTTATCAGCAGCCTAGATTACCATTTGCTACAGCATCAGTAGGTTCTGAAAGATCTCTAGAATTTGCCTCAATGTACGATATGCATATATGGTCATTAGCCTTAGAAATTACTCCCCCCAAAGCAATTCATTGGTCAAAACAATGGAAGAAAGTTGAAGAATTTGCTAACAGATTAGGAACATCTCCGTCAAAAGAAGATTCGAGAGTGGTTACTTATGTTCATTTAGCTGAAACAACAAAGCAAGCATGGGATGAAGTTGAAAAAGCTATTGAAAGGGATATTCATGAATACTTTTATGTAATTGGAGGGCATGAAAGTTGGTTAATTGATCAGGATCAAGATCCTTATTCTCTTACTGCTAAAGAGATCGTAGAGTCTAGAAATTGGATAGTGGGAACTCCTGAAGATGCTATTAAGAAAATTAATGAAATGAATGAAAAAGCAGATGGATTAGGTGGATTAATGTTCACGACTCATGAATGGACTAATAAGAATGCAATAAATAATTCTTTAGAACTTTTTGCTAGGTATGTTATGCCTGAATTTAAGGGTCATTCAAAATCAATCAAAAAAGCTTGGGAGCTAACAAAGAATGATAGAAAAAATAATAAAATACCAAGTTTATCATCTAAAGATTCTACTCCAAACTTAAGAGAACATAAATCAAATCTTTTCATAAATAGATAA
- a CDS encoding M20/M25/M40 family metallo-hydrolase translates to MITVENLYSEIDNNLDRLILLHQNLIKIQSVNSGYMPTGNETEVANFCSNWLNDYGIDSTILSRDPNRGNLISEYPYSKGSKKLLLMSHSDVVPVENYDKWDKDPFSAELIEGKIWGRGSSDCKGLLASQMMALSILAEKKIKLNEKVTLVCGSDEEHGGRYGFGWLVDNHPEQLRYEYAVNEGGGSPVTIGNNLYYLLGTGEKGRLEIKITIKGESSHASVPWMGTNAMGPTANAITEILNYSPELDCSTDIFNYLNLFGIETKPSINNIDLIISEAYEKNPSLGSLLKALSRMTITPTIIKGGIKSNSVPESIEMILDVRTLPNQNDIDVSVALDNLLKDIPNLTYEIDYMARPNSSPFDTELLEAIKKSQALSVERDDIQWIPAVSNGFTDSRFTRDLGVITYGFRGTHPDDDPNTENVHGTDENYGVKSLVSSSKTMLGIIWELCDPVT, encoded by the coding sequence ATGATAACTGTTGAAAATCTATATTCTGAAATAGATAATAATTTAGATAGACTAATTTTACTGCATCAAAACTTAATAAAAATTCAATCTGTGAATTCAGGATATATGCCTACTGGAAATGAAACTGAAGTTGCTAATTTTTGTTCAAACTGGCTCAATGATTATGGTATAGACTCTACTATTCTTTCTAGAGATCCTAATAGAGGAAATCTAATTTCAGAATATCCTTATTCAAAAGGTAGTAAAAAACTTTTATTGATGTCTCATTCAGATGTTGTTCCAGTGGAAAATTATGATAAATGGGATAAAGATCCATTTAGTGCAGAACTTATCGAAGGAAAAATTTGGGGTAGAGGTTCATCAGATTGTAAAGGATTATTAGCTTCACAAATGATGGCACTTTCAATATTAGCGGAAAAGAAAATAAAACTTAATGAGAAGGTAACTTTAGTATGCGGATCTGACGAAGAGCATGGAGGAAGATATGGATTTGGCTGGTTAGTAGACAACCATCCAGAACAATTAAGATATGAGTACGCAGTAAACGAAGGTGGTGGATCTCCAGTTACTATAGGAAATAATTTATATTATTTATTAGGAACTGGTGAAAAGGGAAGACTTGAGATAAAAATCACTATTAAAGGTGAAAGCTCTCATGCTTCAGTGCCTTGGATGGGAACTAATGCAATGGGACCCACTGCTAATGCTATAACTGAAATATTAAATTACTCACCTGAACTCGATTGCTCTACTGATATATTCAATTATCTAAATTTATTTGGTATTGAGACGAAACCTTCTATAAATAATATTGACCTAATTATTTCTGAAGCTTATGAAAAAAATCCTAGTTTAGGATCTCTGCTAAAAGCTCTATCAAGAATGACTATTACTCCTACAATTATTAAGGGTGGAATTAAGTCTAACTCAGTGCCAGAAAGTATTGAAATGATTCTAGATGTGCGAACTCTTCCTAATCAAAATGATATTGATGTTTCAGTAGCACTTGATAATCTACTTAAGGATATTCCTAATCTTACATATGAAATAGATTATATGGCGAGACCCAATTCTTCCCCATTTGATACCGAACTTCTAGAAGCAATAAAAAAATCTCAAGCATTAAGTGTTGAAAGAGATGATATTCAGTGGATACCAGCTGTATCAAATGGCTTTACTGATTCAAGATTTACAAGAGATTTAGGGGTAATCACTTATGGCTTTAGAGGAACTCATCCTGATGATGATCCAAATACTGAGAATGTTCATGGTACTGATGAAAATTATGGAGTAAAATCGCTAGTTAGTTCTTCAAAAACAATGCTTGGAATCATTTGGGAATTATGCGATCCTGTTACATAG
- a CDS encoding DPP IV N-terminal domain-containing protein codes for MTSCRSSLNEHILAEEVIEGISRIVLIQKERDPGFKYITNLSTNSYNPKWSPNKQYFSFISEKNNTKNLWISDNEGINLRLISNNFGNVIHYDWSPDSKEIAIEFESKKKYSNIYLYNLESETFLPITRADKKANLGSWSPNNKWIVYTIENSIYISNPRGVNEIFLSEGLNPVWSPNGEYILFSKTNNDIRSIYIFQDIHKILENFTNYSEMSKENIKKIHPKEDINIIEAKWAYGGNKILYISDSNGNNEIYIHEIRNSKNNRLTNNEVNEKNLSWSERNKSIIFTSDAYGRGDIYKMNGDGSNQNIILNSNENFNQLDW; via the coding sequence TTGACTTCGTGTCGATCAAGTCTAAATGAGCACATATTAGCTGAAGAAGTTATTGAAGGCATTTCTAGGATAGTTCTTATTCAAAAAGAAAGAGATCCAGGATTTAAGTATATAACTAACTTAAGTACTAACTCTTATAATCCAAAATGGTCCCCAAATAAACAATACTTTAGTTTTATATCAGAGAAAAATAATACTAAAAATTTATGGATAAGTGATAATGAGGGAATAAACTTAAGATTAATTAGTAATAATTTTGGTAATGTTATACATTACGACTGGTCCCCAGATTCCAAAGAAATAGCAATAGAATTCGAAAGTAAAAAAAAATATAGTAATATTTATCTTTATAACTTGGAATCAGAAACTTTCTTGCCTATAACAAGAGCAGATAAAAAAGCGAATTTAGGATCTTGGTCGCCTAATAATAAATGGATTGTTTATACCATTGAAAATTCTATTTATATATCAAATCCAAGGGGAGTAAACGAAATTTTTCTATCAGAAGGTTTAAATCCAGTTTGGAGTCCAAATGGTGAGTATATACTTTTTTCTAAAACTAATAATGACATTAGAAGTATTTATATTTTTCAAGATATCCATAAGATTTTAGAAAACTTTACAAATTATTCAGAAATGAGTAAAGAAAATATAAAAAAAATACATCCAAAAGAAGATATTAATATTATTGAGGCTAAATGGGCCTACGGAGGAAATAAAATTTTATATATAAGTGACTCAAATGGAAATAATGAAATATATATACATGAAATCAGAAATAGTAAAAATAATAGACTTACTAATAATGAAGTTAATGAAAAAAATCTTTCTTGGTCTGAAAGAAATAAAAGTATTATTTTTACTTCTGACGCATATGGAAGAGGAGATATTTATAAAATGAATGGAGATGGATCAAATCAAAATATAATCTTAAACTCAAATGAAAATTTTAATCAATTAGATTGGTAG
- a CDS encoding M1 family metallopeptidase, which translates to MSKVLDKEKFRLPNLARPIRYEIHLLPNLENQVFKGTVNIELSILENTSYISLNVADIEILDMSLEKDSEKISNWEIDEDYEILKINFKDIIPIGKYNLFIKYNGILNDKLRGFYHSSFTDDKGQIQSIATTQFESTDARRAFPCFDEPDYKAVFSVKLSVEKNQFCLSNAEIKNQNEDEKNNIKIVEFEDTIPMSTYLVAFVVGPFEASKAVNVDGINLRIIYPKGKGHLCDFALELGEYALRYFSNYYKIPYPGDKLDMVAIPDFAAGAMENLGCITYREALLLVDKKQATSNELIRIADVICHEIAHMWFGDLVTMKWWNGIWLNEAFATFMATKAVADYNEDWDRWAQFSLEKSMAMDIDSLSTTRAIEYPVISPSDADGMFDLITYEKGGSILRMLEQFLGEDTFRQGVSDYLTKHSFSNTETDDLWNALEESSNLPVKSMMDTWIFQPGHPVISYNLNGKNIVLNQSVFKYLNNSESELIWSVPIFIKYKNKDSIEYEKYLLENEKSEIKLKSQTKEIFLNANAYGFYKVNNNFENSFNDIDEFSSEEKYSMIDDYWSMVLNGSKNKDEFLNFSSIFKKETDPDILTLLYSCFSSINRVTENKTHLQSIVRPIFENSFEELDKIKNRSTREIQSLATSLRALSILINDDSKILLSKQIFKDFTENKSLNYEPDIVSSAISITAHFGNSETFNNYLELMENAKTPQDEVRFQRALVIFREETQIKKVHQLILEDKIRTQDAPYLLAGALNNENSGWLTWQFIIKNWEILTKKFPENSIVRMLSGIRSLNHRKYMDEINNFFNQKERISQGKLQLEQHLEKLEINVNLRERN; encoded by the coding sequence ATGAGTAAAGTTTTAGATAAAGAAAAATTTAGACTACCTAATTTAGCTAGACCTATAAGATATGAAATTCATCTATTGCCAAATTTAGAGAATCAAGTATTCAAAGGAACTGTAAATATTGAATTAAGTATTTTAGAGAATACATCATATATTTCACTAAATGTTGCTGATATAGAAATATTAGATATGTCTCTTGAAAAAGATTCCGAAAAGATTTCCAATTGGGAAATTGATGAGGACTATGAAATCCTAAAAATCAATTTCAAAGATATTATTCCTATAGGTAAGTATAACTTGTTTATAAAATATAATGGTATTTTGAATGATAAACTTAGAGGATTTTATCATTCTTCATTTACTGATGACAAAGGTCAAATCCAATCTATAGCTACAACTCAGTTTGAATCAACAGATGCAAGAAGGGCTTTTCCTTGTTTTGATGAACCAGATTATAAAGCAGTTTTTTCTGTCAAACTATCCGTTGAAAAGAATCAATTTTGTTTATCAAATGCTGAAATAAAGAATCAAAACGAAGATGAAAAAAATAATATTAAAATTGTAGAATTTGAAGATACAATTCCTATGTCTACTTATTTAGTAGCTTTTGTTGTGGGACCTTTTGAGGCTTCTAAAGCAGTGAACGTAGATGGAATTAACTTAAGAATTATTTATCCAAAAGGAAAAGGGCATTTATGTGATTTTGCTCTTGAATTAGGTGAATATGCATTGAGATATTTTTCAAACTACTACAAAATTCCTTATCCTGGAGATAAATTGGATATGGTTGCAATTCCTGATTTTGCTGCTGGTGCAATGGAAAATCTTGGCTGTATTACTTATAGAGAAGCTTTACTTTTAGTTGATAAAAAACAAGCCACATCAAATGAATTGATAAGAATTGCAGATGTCATTTGTCATGAAATAGCTCATATGTGGTTTGGAGATTTAGTCACAATGAAATGGTGGAATGGGATTTGGTTAAATGAAGCATTTGCAACATTTATGGCTACAAAAGCTGTAGCAGATTATAATGAGGATTGGGATAGATGGGCACAATTTTCATTAGAAAAATCTATGGCTATGGATATTGATTCACTAAGCACTACTAGAGCTATAGAATATCCAGTTATATCACCATCAGATGCAGATGGTATGTTTGACTTAATAACTTATGAGAAAGGTGGCTCTATTCTAAGAATGCTTGAACAATTTTTAGGAGAAGACACTTTTCGACAAGGAGTATCAGATTATCTAACAAAACATTCATTTTCTAACACTGAAACTGATGACCTTTGGAACGCATTAGAAGAATCCTCTAACCTTCCTGTAAAAAGCATGATGGATACTTGGATTTTTCAACCAGGTCATCCAGTTATTTCATATAATCTAAATGGAAAAAATATAGTCTTAAATCAGAGTGTATTTAAGTATTTAAATAATAGTGAATCTGAATTAATTTGGAGTGTTCCAATATTCATTAAGTATAAGAATAAAGATTCTATAGAATATGAAAAATATTTGCTAGAAAATGAAAAAAGTGAAATTAAATTAAAATCTCAAACTAAAGAAATTTTTCTAAATGCAAATGCTTATGGATTCTATAAAGTAAATAATAATTTTGAAAATAGTTTTAATGATATTGACGAATTTTCCTCTGAAGAAAAATATTCTATGATAGATGATTATTGGTCAATGGTACTCAATGGATCAAAAAATAAGGATGAATTCTTAAATTTTTCATCTATTTTTAAAAAAGAAACTGATCCTGACATTTTGACATTACTATACTCTTGTTTTTCGAGTATAAATAGGGTTACAGAAAATAAAACACATTTACAAAGTATAGTTAGACCTATTTTTGAGAATTCTTTTGAAGAGCTAGACAAAATAAAAAATAGATCAACTAGAGAAATTCAATCTTTAGCAACATCTCTTAGAGCCCTAAGTATACTTATCAATGATGATAGTAAAATATTGCTTTCTAAGCAAATATTTAAAGATTTTACAGAAAATAAATCTTTAAATTATGAACCAGATATAGTTTCTAGTGCGATTTCCATTACAGCTCATTTTGGAAATTCTGAAACTTTTAATAATTATTTAGAGCTGATGGAAAATGCCAAAACACCTCAAGATGAAGTTAGATTCCAAAGAGCATTAGTTATTTTCAGGGAAGAAACTCAAATTAAGAAGGTTCATCAGCTTATCTTAGAAGATAAAATTCGTACTCAAGATGCACCTTACTTGCTAGCTGGGGCACTAAATAATGAAAATAGTGGATGGTTGACATGGCAATTTATCATTAAAAATTGGGAAATCTTAACCAAAAAATTTCCAGAAAATTCAATTGTTAGGATGCTTTCAGGTATTAGGTCACTTAATCATAGAAAATATATGGATGAAATAAATAACTTTTTTAATCAAAAAGAAAGAATTTCTCAAGGTAAGCTACAACTAGAGCAACATTTAGAAAAACTTGAAATAAACGTGAATCTAAGAGAGAGAAACTAA
- a CDS encoding NYN domain-containing protein, with protein MFSFFKKNKKVMIFIDGSNLYHVLLKNCGRSDLKFYDFAKKLTGSKRKLEKIFYYNVRQELEGKIKIPEEQKKFLNSLRKIPRFEVKLGIWKEQNGSIVEKGVDVMLATDLVLHAVKNNFDSAIIVSGDGDFFPAIETVKKEGKKVEVAAFESNISKEASESADKVLKLHKSYFMGLWMPKRKPRNSTYSKRKTSKKINSSFSSNRSKSNSIQRTNSSRRKIL; from the coding sequence ATGTTTTCTTTTTTTAAAAAAAATAAAAAAGTAATGATCTTCATTGATGGATCAAATCTTTACCACGTACTCTTGAAGAATTGTGGTAGAAGTGATCTGAAATTTTATGATTTTGCAAAAAAGCTTACAGGTTCAAAAAGAAAATTAGAAAAAATATTTTATTACAACGTCAGACAAGAATTAGAAGGAAAAATTAAGATACCTGAGGAACAAAAAAAATTTCTAAACAGTCTTCGTAAAATTCCTAGATTTGAAGTCAAACTAGGTATCTGGAAAGAGCAAAATGGATCAATTGTAGAAAAAGGTGTTGATGTTATGCTAGCTACTGATCTTGTTTTACATGCAGTAAAGAATAATTTTGATAGTGCAATAATTGTCAGTGGTGATGGAGATTTTTTCCCCGCAATAGAAACCGTTAAAAAAGAAGGTAAAAAAGTAGAAGTTGCTGCTTTTGAGTCCAACATTTCTAAAGAAGCAAGTGAATCTGCAGATAAAGTCTTGAAACTACATAAGTCTTATTTTATGGGTCTTTGGATGCCCAAAAGAAAACCTAGAAATTCAACTTACAGTAAAAGAAAAACTTCAAAAAAAATAAATTCTTCTTTTTCTTCAAATAGAAGTAAATCTAATTCAATACAGAGAACTAATTCTTCAAGAAGGAAAATTTTGTAA
- a CDS encoding NUDIX domain-containing protein, translating into MIKHFTATAFVVQNNKIALHWHSKVCEWLPAGGHVEKNENPVQAAKREVKEEMGIDIRIISRSKYNFFEIDNIPSPEVILLESVFDKNIGKHQHIDFVYFAVPIENAVKLSNQWKWLDSNELLSQNKITNFNGLSKSPPEDVIKLGVDAIKKVQNI; encoded by the coding sequence ATGATCAAGCATTTCACAGCAACAGCTTTTGTTGTCCAAAATAATAAAATAGCCTTGCACTGGCACAGCAAAGTTTGTGAATGGCTACCTGCCGGAGGTCATGTCGAAAAAAATGAAAATCCTGTTCAAGCAGCCAAAAGAGAAGTAAAAGAAGAAATGGGAATTGACATTAGAATTATCTCTCGTTCTAAATATAATTTTTTTGAAATAGATAATATTCCTTCTCCTGAAGTAATATTATTAGAATCTGTATTTGATAAAAATATTGGTAAGCATCAACATATAGACTTTGTTTATTTTGCAGTTCCCATAGAAAATGCAGTCAAGTTAAGTAATCAATGGAAATGGTTAGATTCTAATGAACTGTTATCTCAAAATAAAATTACAAATTTTAATGGATTATCTAAATCTCCACCCGAAGATGTAATTAAGTTGGGGGTAGATGCAATAAAAAAGGTTCAAAATATATGA
- the ilvD gene encoding dihydroxy-acid dehydratase, translating to MKKKLKEKRQLGKWRSWETTEGVARAPHRSMMRAMGLKDDDINAPFIGVASTHNEVTPCNSGIRPLAEEVKIGISNSKGTPFEFGTITVSDAISMGTEGMKGSLVSREIIADSIETVCFAERYDGLVAIAGCDKSLPGAMMAMARLDIPSVFVYGGSILPGHLNGEDLTIISAFEAVGKRQSGEINDEQLKEIEINACPGPGSCGGMFTANTMSSIGEALGLSLPGSASEAAVDQRKKDSSKEAGIAVMNLVRKNIRPSDILTKKAFENAVTLVVAMGGSTNTALHLPAIANEIGVKLSLKDIHEISMRTPLLADMKPGGKYVMFDLDKVGGVPLVMKRLLDAGLLHGDELTVTGKTIKENLMDVDPNLSENNIVRHVDNPISKTGGLVTLFGNLATDGCVLKVAGHDFGKKFTGPAKVFDQEEQAMEALRKREIIAGDVVIIRYEGPKGGPGMREMLSITGALVGQGLSESVYLVTDGRFSGGSTGAIIGHLGPEAAIGGPIAAVKNGDSIEINLEKFELNLLVDENEIKNRLSKWKPRPPLYNRGTLGKYIKLVQPASKGAITM from the coding sequence ATGAAAAAGAAATTAAAAGAAAAAAGACAATTAGGAAAGTGGAGAAGCTGGGAAACAACGGAAGGAGTAGCAAGAGCACCTCATAGATCAATGATGAGAGCCATGGGTTTAAAAGATGATGATATAAACGCACCATTCATAGGCGTGGCATCAACTCATAATGAGGTTACACCTTGTAATTCTGGCATAAGACCACTAGCTGAAGAAGTAAAAATTGGCATAAGTAACTCCAAGGGTACTCCTTTTGAGTTTGGAACAATAACAGTCTCAGATGCAATATCTATGGGAACTGAAGGTATGAAAGGTTCATTAGTATCAAGAGAAATAATTGCTGATTCTATTGAAACCGTATGTTTTGCTGAGAGATATGATGGCCTAGTAGCAATAGCAGGCTGTGATAAATCCTTACCGGGTGCGATGATGGCAATGGCGAGATTAGATATACCAAGTGTTTTTGTTTATGGTGGTTCAATTTTACCTGGTCACCTTAATGGTGAAGATCTTACTATAATCAGTGCTTTTGAGGCTGTAGGCAAAAGACAATCTGGAGAAATTAATGACGAACAGCTAAAAGAAATTGAAATCAATGCCTGCCCTGGTCCAGGTTCATGCGGAGGAATGTTCACTGCAAATACTATGTCAAGTATAGGTGAAGCACTTGGATTAAGTCTACCTGGGTCAGCATCAGAAGCAGCAGTTGATCAAAGAAAAAAAGATTCCTCTAAAGAAGCTGGAATAGCGGTAATGAATCTAGTTAGAAAAAATATAAGACCATCAGATATCTTAACCAAAAAAGCTTTTGAAAATGCAGTTACTTTAGTTGTGGCAATGGGGGGGTCAACTAATACAGCTCTACATTTACCTGCTATAGCTAATGAAATTGGAGTAAAACTTAGTCTAAAAGATATTCATGAAATCTCAATGAGAACGCCTCTTCTAGCTGATATGAAACCTGGTGGTAAATACGTAATGTTTGATTTAGATAAAGTAGGTGGGGTTCCACTAGTAATGAAAAGACTTTTAGATGCAGGACTTTTACATGGTGACGAACTTACTGTTACAGGCAAAACAATTAAAGAAAATCTTATGGATGTCGATCCTAATTTATCTGAAAACAATATTGTAAGACATGTAGACAATCCAATTTCTAAGACAGGAGGTTTAGTTACACTTTTTGGCAATTTAGCTACAGATGGTTGTGTACTAAAAGTAGCAGGACATGATTTTGGTAAAAAATTTACTGGACCGGCCAAAGTTTTTGATCAAGAAGAACAAGCAATGGAAGCTCTTAGAAAAAGAGAAATAATTGCAGGTGATGTAGTAATCATAAGATATGAGGGACCAAAGGGTGGCCCAGGTATGAGAGAGATGCTTTCAATTACAGGTGCTCTTGTCGGGCAAGGATTAAGTGAAAGTGTTTATCTTGTGACAGATGGAAGATTTTCTGGAGGATCCACAGGTGCAATAATAGGCCATTTAGGTCCTGAAGCTGCTATTGGAGGTCCTATTGCAGCAGTTAAGAATGGAGATTCTATAGAAATTAATCTAGAAAAATTTGAGTTAAATTTATTGGTAGATGAAAATGAAATAAAAAATAGACTTTCTAAATGGAAGCCTAGACCTCCGCTATATAATAGAGGCACTCTAGGTAAATACATTAAACTTGTTCAACCTGCTTCAAAAGGAGCAATAACTATGTAA
- a CDS encoding MFS transporter yields the protein MGDSILYIILPSNYEYFQIKEFLGIDGGFWVGFILSINRFIRFFSNIFSVKVIKSLGFKNTMYFASILGAGSTFGYAVFKGVFLIIIMRIIWGISYSLFRLCYQLKIFSYDSSNFGINIGFCLSVQRLGSFIAVTFGVYLATVFGLFNILFLLSIFLIPAFIIITKIKEIDLARVSDNKLRWNLLFFDYSDLLRRNILLLSFFKFSSSFTSNGLAIATIIPFLISINKSYSVESIILIAGLIVGFRWIADIISGIIFGYLSDKFGRKKNIITSSIIMIVAIIFSISGIEFYLSIFCIVMMFFLSVSLETSLDSQLGDISPNKQKSSILSRYSTWQDLGAAFGPIIGYTIGIYLGVQYGYIFSLILIFLCLYFYTLKFKSSTNLID from the coding sequence ATGGGAGATAGTATTTTGTATATAATTCTTCCATCTAATTATGAATATTTTCAAATAAAAGAATTTTTGGGAATAGATGGAGGTTTTTGGGTTGGTTTTATATTATCAATAAATAGATTTATTAGATTTTTTTCTAATATTTTTTCTGTGAAAGTAATTAAATCATTAGGTTTTAAAAATACTATGTATTTTGCTTCAATCTTAGGAGCAGGATCAACATTTGGATATGCAGTTTTTAAGGGAGTTTTCTTAATTATAATCATGAGAATAATTTGGGGGATTTCATACTCATTATTCCGATTATGTTATCAATTGAAAATCTTTTCGTATGATTCATCAAATTTTGGTATAAATATTGGATTTTGCTTGAGTGTTCAAAGACTGGGTAGTTTTATAGCAGTCACTTTTGGGGTTTACTTAGCTACTGTATTTGGGCTTTTTAATATTCTTTTTCTGCTATCTATATTCTTAATACCAGCATTTATTATTATTACAAAAATCAAAGAAATAGATCTTGCTAGAGTTTCTGATAATAAATTACGCTGGAATTTATTATTTTTTGATTACTCTGATTTATTAAGAAGAAATATTTTACTTTTATCTTTTTTTAAGTTTTCATCATCTTTCACCTCCAATGGCTTAGCCATAGCTACAATTATCCCTTTCTTAATTAGTATTAATAAATCTTATTCTGTTGAATCTATTATTCTAATAGCTGGTCTAATTGTAGGATTCCGATGGATTGCTGATATTATCTCAGGAATAATATTTGGTTATTTATCGGATAAATTTGGAAGGAAAAAAAATATAATTACTAGCTCTATTATAATGATAGTTGCTATAATATTTTCCATCTCAGGTATAGAATTTTATCTAAGTATTTTTTGCATAGTAATGATGTTTTTTCTGAGTGTTTCACTTGAAACTTCACTAGATTCACAATTAGGTGATATTTCTCCAAATAAACAAAAATCAAGTATTCTTTCTAGGTACTCTACATGGCAAGATTTAGGAGCAGCATTTGGACCAATAATTGGATACACTATAGGAATATATTTAGGTGTTCAATACGGATATATATTTTCTTTAATTTTGATTTTTTTGTGCTTATATTTTTATACTCTTAAATTTAAGAGCTCTACCAATCTAATTGATTAA